ATGTGTAGACATCTGCTGTGGTCTCAAAGTGACAGCAGAGACGATTAGATGGGAAGCAGCAGACGTCAACGACAATGTGCATTCCAAACATGCTACATGAACGGAGCGCGGAAACAGCCCCAATTCTCTGGACCTCGAAATCGGATTCGCCTTCTCAGCTCCTCGTCCCTGTCCCCATCCCGCCTACCAGGGTCTACCGCACCTTCGGCACCGTATGCATAGTTTACACATGTCCGATGTCCCATTCCATGCCGCCTTTGCTTTGGCTGCGGAGTCCTCGGCAATCGCTCCATCATGTGGAAAGTTGCATTGCCAGGAACGGGCTGGGTCCAGTGACCAGATGGTTTCGTCTCCTTCTGGCGCCACAGCGTTCATCGATGGAGATAAGTGGCCTACTGCGCCTCGGCCGCATCCCATGGAGCCCTGTAGAACCGCTGTACTTGGCATGCGAGGTATAGTTGGCGGAGTAATCATAGCTCTGCAGCATGATTTGCACGCTCCAAGATCCGACCGAGATGGATGAACTGAAGTAGTTCAGGTTCTTGCTACAGACAAGAGGACTGACTCAGCCGTCAGGTCAAGAGACCAGCCCACAATATGCCTCTTGTTGGTTTTGTGGACGATGACAACATCTGCTGCATTGCGGCAAGGTAGGCTTCGTCATCTGCATTTGCGCCATCGAAGATTACACAGAGGTCAATAACAGGCTAGAAGGACCATCAACGCAGGATCACTCGAGGCGTCATCTACCGATAATCCACACCTCGGTACTAGAATCACGAGCCGTGGACCTCTTCATCATCAGGAGGTCTGGATCTAGACTCTCTACTTCCAGATGATGCCAGAGGTCGAGCGACTCCTCGCCTTTCTCTTCCTCTGCCATTGCAAAGTCAGCTAGCAACCATGTAAGTACCGCTTTTCTGCCAACACGAGTATTTGAGAACGGATCGTGAACAGCAAAAGCCGAGACATTGAAGTTCGCTATTCTTGAGCATCTCGCAGCTGCACACTGCCTTCCATGGCCAAACTACACAGGATCTGAAGCATGCTATCTTGACCACTCGGCATGCTGCAATAGAGGCTCGTATGCTCGATACTGTGCTCAGATGACGGATCTAGCAACACCATAAGGTCTCGCTCATTACATGCTTGGACTCCCTCCCCCTCGACCCCTCACTTCCAGCAatctctctctctctctctctctctctctctcaCCCAGACCCAGCACTCAACCTCCACCCCGGCTGCAGAGGCGGGAAACACACCACATGGTCCGCATCCAGCCCCAACCTCCCTTCCTTACAGTACACCATTGTCCCCCAGACAGATTTTCCTTCGGGGAATGCATATTCGATCTTGCAGCTGTCGAGGCCGACGTGTGAACGCAGACAATCGCAGAGTGGGTTCGGGTCACCGCCTGTGTAGCAAAAACTTCACATGTGCATGTGATAGCCACGACATCTCTCCATGACCATTTACACGCTCAGCTTCTGTGGATCAGCTAGCTCCAATACGCCACCACAATTTTTCAAACTCCTACTCAGTACATCCTACCTACCACCACCTGTAAATCCATGTACCACCTCACCCACAACCTCTACACAACCTCCCATCCTCCAACCCATACCTCCACTCCTCACTCCCCACCCCACTAACCACATACAAACTGCTCGTCGGATCCCACCTCTCCTTCACCTCCTTCAACCCATCATAATCCCCATAGAAGTCCCTCGCAAACTCGCTATCATACGGATTCGCCTCGTTCATATAAGCTCCCATCTCCGGTGCCCACTCCCTCCACAACGTCTCCTTATTCTCCTCCATCCAAGCCGGGCTCTCATCCAGCACATCTTGGGGCGTATTCGTTCCGTTCAGAGATGCTGACGCACCGCCGACGTAGACGTGGAGGTACGCCGATCTCCAAAAAGGTAAAAGAGCGCCCCAGCGAGACTCATCGGCGTTCTGTACGCCAGGGCCGCCGGAGAGGCCGATGATTGCGTAGGTCCCGGCTGTGGCGTTTTGGGATGCTACTGCGCGGCGGACGTATTGGACGAGCTTCTCGTGCGGGATGGAAGTCTCGTTGCGGCCGAGCAGACGTGAAGAGGATACGCCGCCTGAGCCGGCTGTGTTGGAGCGGGAGATGGAGGTGTAGAATTCCTTGCATGTTGCTGGAGGGGAAGGTGACCAAGTGACGCTGAGAGTCGTGTTGGAGGGATCGTAGGCCTGGAGGTGAGCTAGGATGGGGTGGATGAGGTCGTTGACTTTTTCTGTGGTGGTGTTGAAGGACCAGAAGATTTGTGTCAACACTGCGCCGTCAGTACCCGACGTGAGGGATGGATTGAACTTCATGGCTGTCTCGCCAGAGGACAATGTTGCTGCGCCTGCAGGGCCGGCATCCATGAGGTCTGGGAGTTTGCGGATGAGATAGGCCGCTGCGTCCCAGGAGGCGGCTGTGTTGTTGTTGTCTTCTGGTGTGATGGACAGTGTTCCTGTTACGACATTCTCTGGCATGAATGACATACTCCGTGACAACGCCGTACTGGCCACCGCCTCCACCACGGATGGCCCAGAAGAGATCTTCATTCTCCACCTCGTTCGCAATGAGGATCTCGCCAGTGGTGGTGACGATGGTGACCTGCAGGACCTGCTGACTGGCCAATCCCACGGTACTAGCCAACGGTCCGTGTCCGCCACCTTGGACATATCCTCCCAGCCCGACAGAAGGATCCTGTCCCGTGGTCACGACTCTTCCTTGATCCATTGCGAACTCCAAAATATCGCCCCAGACAAGTCCACTACCAACAACGAACACATCTTCCGCCCCAATTTGTCCAGGAACATTCCAGCTCTTCTCCCTGCGCAAAGTCCTGAACCACCTCGTCCAAATGCTCAACCCGAACGCCCCACTACTCCTGCCACTGAGATCATGTCCCGTACCCTTGACAACAATCCTGACATCGCGATCTGCAGCCCACTTCATCGCCGTGGCGACTTGTCGTTCGGTTGTAGCATTCACAACATAAGATGGCAGGCCTCCCAAGTGACAACCTCTCGATGCGATGTAACTGCTCGCGGTAGGTGGTATGCAAGAGTCATTCGCGAAGATAGTCGCGCCGATGGACTCTGGCAAGTTTTGATGGAAGAAGCTGTTGCTCCATCACGTGCTGGTCGTGTTGCACGATACGTGAGAGTTGAAAGGGTTGCCTGGGTAGCATGAGGAGGCGACGGGAGTTGTGGAAATAAGGGTATTATTGATGGTGGTGTTGAGGTGGTGCCATTCCCGCGGTAGTGTCAATATCTATGCTCGCTGATGGGCAAGCGTGGAAGTGGTTGAGATGTACCTGGTCTGAAGGCCAAGTGCCATCGATGGGATTAGCTTTGCATTGTGGTACAGTGTTTGCCGAGGCGAACGAAGACGCAGAAGTGGCCAAAAGGAGCGATTGTATCAGCGACGCCATTGTGGAAAACGAATGCGATGTGTGATGGAATGAAAACAGCACGGTGCGACCTTTTGTAGGGACATCTTGGTGGTCGAGGTGCTAGGCAGTGCGACAGATCCACTCCTCGCTTTGCACGGACAGCAGAGTCGTCAAGTGGATACACCCACTGCCATTGAAGATGCTCGTTGGATCGAATAATGCTGCCTGGAAGAAGCTGTGCGTGCTATAGTAGTACAGTAGGTTAGTGATCGTCGTGTGGGTCGGAAGCCTCGTACTCGCAACCGAAGGATCCGACTAAAAGTCTTCGAAGGCGAGCAATGACAATTCATCTGCATTCCCACCGTTTATACTATCTGGCCGTACGAATGTCGATCTCTAAGCGTTTCTAGCCTTGATTCTGCTTTGCCGAAGTTCTAACCCCAAGCTTGAGGTGGAGTCGCCACTGTGAAGTGTTTCGTCAGCTGGCTGGTCTGCCACATCCGCAACGACAGCTGAGTACCCACAAGAGAGCGCAGTCCAGCAGGCACCAGGAACAGTACTTCCCACATATCCTCCACTTTCACAGATCTCACCAGATGCCCATGGTAGCTGGAAGTACTCATTGCACGCATGGCGAGGCATAACTCCGTGAGTGGTGTCGTTCTTGTGATCGTAGCACTTGAAGAAGAGAGACAGCGTGATACAACGCTCATCGTTACAGTCGAGCGACTTGGTGTAATGGTCTCCGGTGGCTATGCGGACGCCCTGTGATGACTGCTCGTGGCAGTACTTCCTGGCAGCTGGACATTGCTATCAGCAGTCCGCAATCAAGATGAGCCCTGAGGTGGCGCACCGCTGGCAAAGTCTTCCGTGGTCGCTGTATGGTCCTGCGCAATGCAAAAGACAGCCAACTCGGGTTCTGTCTGGAGGACGTGATCTCCCGAGTCAAGAGGAGTCTTGCTGCGGCGTCAGCATTCAGGATTTGGATAATTGATGCAATGCTCATTTACCTCCAGATCCGATGAGTGTGATGGCAGTGAGAACACAGTGCCGACGTAGAGCGTCGTGGCGAGCGCGATTCTGGTAAGCATCTTGGCGTCGTTTTGTTCGATGAAGTGGGTGTGTTGGCGAACAAGCCGTCGAAGTGTTGACGAGAAGACATGATGGATTGAGAAGTTGTAATGCCACCACCGGCGCTTGCTTTCAACTCGTACTGAAGCAGAAAGTCCTGCGGAGCGAATGCCACTTCCCATGGTTGGCTGGCAGGCGTCGCTTAACTGTGGTGTCCCGTTCCTGCCTTGGAACGATCAGCAcgcctcctcctcctccgtACTTGCTGAAGGAGTGGTGAAGAAATGGTGCGAGTGATGTCGACGCCTCTCCATGATGTAGATAAGGACCAAGTCGTCCTTCGACCAAGTGGTATGCTGTTGTGGAAAGTGCTCCGTCTAGCCGTGCTTCGCCTTCGCATAATCATCACTCTGAATGATCAACGCCCCATGACCTCACAGATCCACATCATAATGCGGCCTGAACTTCTTGTTCGCCCGATCGGGTGCCCTCGTCTCGAAGTGACTTCCATATACCTCAAAACCCACGGGCTTCTTCCCTTCCTCTTCGAACGGCACCTCCAGCCTGAACACCGTATGCTCCTTCGGCACAGTCTTTATCTGATCCTTCTCCGTGATGACATCAAACGTGAACTTGGTATCCCTCACCACAACTCCCTTCAACCCAACCCTGCTCGGACATCGACTCCTCACGACCTCAACAAGCGCACCATGGTAGTCGGCAGAGACGAGCAGAGGACCTGCAGAGTTGCCGTCGATGTATGCACGACCAGCTGTGATGCCGAGTATCTCGCGAATGTAGCTGCACCAAAGGGTGTGGAGGGGCTCGTAGATGGAGTATTTGCGTTGCGATTTTGGGATGTCGAAGATGCAGAGGGCGCGCTTCTGTTTGGCGTTCAACGGCTTTGGCTTGTTGCTCTTTCGAGAGGCTTTCGCCTTTTGATGCCGGTCGTACTGGCGTTTGGAGCGGGCATTCAGTGTCGGGTCTGGTGCGGATGGGCGCAGGAGGAGGGGTCGTTGCTTGACCTTTTCGCGGAGAATGGTGGCAGCGTGGTCGGGGGAATGCGCGCGCTCCAGGACATGTTGAGATATGTTGGTAGTGTCTGGCTGTGAGGCCATGTTGGGTGGGCCTTGTCACATTGTTGTGTGAGGCCAGAATGTCAAAGAGGTTGGAGATGGATCTGGAGCTTGAAAGCGCAATCGCGGCCGCGATGACTCCACGCCGATGAACTCCCATAGATAGAACCATCATGCCATGCCGTCATCGAGCAACACACGAGATATATCACGGCATCACACCAAGTGCACAGTACAACGATTAGCATCTCGATGCTGTGTCGCAAGCTCGCCCTTCGATACAGCCTTCGCACCTGCTACCCACCATCCCATATTCACCACCTCCACTCCCCCCCATCCCACTTCGCCTCAATGTCAACACCGGGAAAGAAGATCTTCGCCCCTGGCGGCACAAACGACTCCCTCCAAGCCGAACAATACACCAAGGGCTCCCTGACAATTGACCAACTCGACAAGGACCCTTTCACACAGTTCGACATTTGGTTCAAGCACGCCAACGCCGAAAAGGTGTATCACCCCGAAACAGTTACGTTATCAACAGCGGAACTGCCTTCCGGCAGAGTATCTGCGAGAATGGTTTATCTCAAGGAAATGGACGATAAAGGTTTCGTCATCTACTCGAATTGGGGCACGAGCAGGAAAGCCTCCGATGTGGCGAGCAATCCCCACGCAGCGCTGACATTCTGGTGGCGGGAGTTGGAGCGACAAGTGCGTGTTGAAGGGCCATGCGAGCGCTTGACTTCGGAGGAAAGTCAGGTCTACTATGATACGAGGATCAGAGGGAGTCGACTTGGGGCGTGGGCAAGTCAGCAGAGTAAGGTGTTGCAGGATAGGGAAGAGTTGGAGGAGCAGGTGAAGGATGTGGAGAGGAAGTTTGACGGGAAAGAAGAGATTCCTGTTCCGGAGTTTTGGGGTGGACTGAGGGTGAGGCCGCAGATGGTCGAATTTTGGCAGGGACGGCCGAGTCGGTTGCATGACCGGTTCAGGTATACGAAAGGGGAGGATGGGGAGTGGAGGGTTGACAGGCTGAGTCCGTGAGCTGGTCATCATAGGACATCGCATGAGTCAACTGTTTCTTGCCAAGAAGTCCTACCACA
This genomic window from Fulvia fulva chromosome 4, complete sequence contains:
- a CDS encoding Pyridoxamine 5'-phosphate oxidase, with protein sequence MLCRKLALRYSLRTCYPPSHIHHLHSPPSHFASMSTPGKKIFAPGGTNDSLQAEQYTKGSLTIDQLDKDPFTQFDIWFKHANAEKVYHPETVTLSTAELPSGRVSARMVYLKEMDDKGFVIYSNWGTSRKASDVASNPHAALTFWWRELERQVRVEGPCERLTSEESQVYYDTRIRGSRLGAWASQQSKVLQDREELEEQVKDVERKFDGKEEIPVPEFWGGLRVRPQMVEFWQGRPSRLHDRFRYTKGEDGEWRVDRLSP
- a CDS encoding Ribonuclease P protein subunit p29 → MASQPDTTNISQHVLERAHSPDHAATILREKVKQRPLLLRPSAPDPTLNARSKRQYDRHQKAKASRKSNKPKPLNAKQKRALCIFDIPKSQRKYSIYEPLHTLWCSYIREILGITAGRAYIDGNSAGPLLVSADYHGALVEVVRSRCPSRVGLKGVVVRDTKFTFDVITEKDQIKTVPKEHTVFRLEVPFEEEGKKPVGFEVYGSHFETRAPDRANKKFRPHYDVDL
- a CDS encoding FAD-linked oxidoreductase, with the translated sequence MKWAADRDVRIVVKGTGHDLSGRSSGAFGLSIWTRWFRTLRREKSWNVPGQIGAEDVFVVGSGLVWGDILEFAMDQGRVVTTGQDPSVGLGGYVQGGGHGPLASTVGLASQQVLQVTIVTTTGEILIANEVENEDLFWAIRGGGGGQYGVVTEYVIHARECQDNNNTAASWDAAAYLIRKLPDLMDAGPAGAATLSSGETAMKFNPSLTSGTDGAVLTQIFWSFNTTTEKVNDLIHPILAHLQAYDPSNTTLSVTWSPSPPATCKEFYTSISRSNTAGSGGVSSSRLLGRNETSIPHEKLVQYVRRAVASQNATAGTYAIIGLSGGPGVQNADESRWGALLPFWRSAYLHVYVGGASASLNGTNTPQDVLDESPAWMEENKETLWREWAPEMGAYMNEANPYDSEFARDFYGDYDGLKEVKERWDPTSSLYVVSGVGSEEWRYGLEDGRLCRGCG